CATACCAGAATTTTCCGGCGTCCCCTCCCCGGGTGCTCCGCAACCAGAAATCAAATCCAACGGACCTACCAGCCATGACGAACCAATCCACCACGAGCCGTCCTCTGGGTCTCCTGCGGGAGATCATGGAAACCATCGGCCTCGAGGCCACCTATGCATACGACGACCTCGTCTTCGCTTCGCACAACGTCTACCTCGTGCAGTTTCCGGAGGACGCCGGCGGCTCCTTGCGCCTCTTCTTCAACAAGGATTGCGAGGAAGACACGGCCCGCGCCATTGAAAATGCTTTCGTGCAGGAAGCGGCCAGGCGCGACCTGAAGGCTGTGCGTGCCGGGCTTTACGAACTCATCGCCAGCGAGGAAGACGAAGAGATCGAAGTGACCCTCATGCCTGAGGCCGACTAGCCGCCTGATCGTCAGGGGCGCTTCCACAAGCTTCGAACTCCTGCACATTGACGAGTTCGATGCCGGCTTCCGCGAGCTTCTGGGCAAACACGCCGTTGCCCGGAACAAGCACACCGCTGAACGTGCCGTCGTAGACCATGCCCGAACCGCAGCTGGGAGACCGCGGCTGGAGCACGGCAGCGCGCACGCCGGCCTGTTTGCACAAAGCCACGGCGGCTTCGGCGCCCAGCTCGAAGGCTTCGGTCACATCGCCGCCGTCCGGATCGAGCACCCTGCCTTCATACCGTTCATAGGGCTTTCGCGGCGTGGGG
This DNA window, taken from Oceanidesulfovibrio indonesiensis, encodes the following:
- a CDS encoding DUF523 domain-containing protein, with the protein product MASEDMNGDVEAALLEAKLFALPGPIAVSACLAGLPTRYDGSHKAHSVVARLLAAGKAIPLCPEQLGGLPTPRKPYERYEGRVLDPDGGDVTEAFELGAEAAVALCKQAGVRAAVLQPRSPSCGSGMVYDGTFSGVLVPGNGVFAQKLAEAGIELVNVQEFEACGSAPDDQAASRPQA